From the genome of Natrinema marinum:
GAGCGCCGTCTGGATCCCGCTCTCGGTGCTCGGGGCTGCGCTGCTGGTCTGGGACGGCTGGCTGGCGTGGACCGCGGGCCAATCGGTCTGGACGTACGAGTTCCTGCTTCCGACGGCGATCAGCGTCGGGCTGGTCGTCCCGATCGCCTACCTGTTCTGGTGGGTCGGTGGGTTCGGCGGCGCCGACGCGAAGGCCCTGCTCGTCCTGGCCGTTCTCTTTCCGACGTTTCCCGAGTACGGGCTCGGGCCGTGGTCGGTCCCGCTCGAGACGCCGCCGATCGGCGCGTTCTCGTTTTCGATTCTGACCAACGCCGTGCTCGTGGGAGTCACGCTGCCGGTCGTTCTCGCCGTCCGTAACGCCGTCGCCGGCCGGATCGCGCCGGTGATGTTCGTCGGCTGGCCGATCCCGTGGGACCGAGTTCCGGAGACCCACGGTCGCCTTCTCGAGACCCCGTCGGGGCTCTCTCGGGGCGGTCTCGACCTCGACGCCTTGCGGATGTACCTCCGCTGGCGGGGGCTCACGCTCGCCGACCTGCGCGACGAGCCCGACCGGTACCGCGATCCGGCGACGCTGCCCGCCGAGCCGAACCTGCCGACGGACGGGGCGGTGACCGCCGACGTGGAGGCTCGCGGCGACGGCGGGACGCTCGAGGCGAGCGCCGACGGCCCGGTCGCTGCGGCGGATACTGCCGAGTCGGACGATCCGTGGGGTGCAGAAGCCTTCCTCGAGGACATCGAGGGGACGGCCTACGGCACGAGCCCCGAGACGCTGCGCGACGGGCTCGAGGTGCTCGCGACCGCGGAGACGGTCTGGATCTCGCCGGGCACGCCGTTTCTCGTGCCGATCTTCGCCGGGCTGGTGATCGCGCTGGGCTACGGCGATCTGTTGCTCGGCACGCTGTTCTGACTACAGCGTCCGCTCGTACAGCGGCACCAGAGCCGTCCAGAAGAGCACGAACGCGACGCCGACGCCGATCAGCGCCAGCCACGGGTCGCCCCGGCCGGTCGGGACGCCGTTCAGGAGGAGGACGAAGAGGCCTGCGAACAGCAGGAGACAGACGAGCACGCTACCGAGTTCGAGGATCGCGGCGACGGGGTACTCGCGAACGCGGGCGGCGATACCGGCGAGGGCCATACGCGAGCCTCGATCGGTGACGGTAAAAGCGTCACGGCAATCCACGCGTCGGCTCCGTCGTCAGTCGACGACGTACGACTGGTGGTCGCCGCGGGTCCGCGTGTCGACGAACTGGTGACGTGTCGCCCCCTCGAGATCGCCCGCGAACGACGGGTCCGAGCCGCCGCTTCCGTACACCTCGTTCGCCCCGCGTAAGTCGTGTGCCGCGAGCAGGTCGGCCAGTTCCCGCGGGAGTGACGCGTCGTCCTCGAGGTCGAGGATCAACTGCTGGTCGGTGAAGCTCTTCGCGACGAAGGCGTCGCTGACGGCGTCGTCCTCCCGGAGCCGCGCCGCGAGGTCTCGAAGGGCTGCCTCTCGATCGCTCATATGGCCCGTTTCGGACGCGACGAGGGAAGGGTCTCGCGACGAACATCTTCGCCGGGCCTGCGGTTCCGAGCGGTCAGCGGAGCTGGCCTCGAGCACCGCCGGGGCCGGCCGACGGCGAGGAGAACGGGACCGCGATCGCGTCGCTCGAGTCAGGCTCGCGACTCGATGTCGGCGGCGATGTCGTCGAGTTCGTCGTCCGCGAGGTCCGGTCGCTCGCCTGCGACGGCGTG
Proteins encoded in this window:
- a CDS encoding A24 family peptidase produces the protein MTLSGVAATGPDLLRLVAVPVFAWTAVRDIKTRRVSSAVWIPLSVLGAALLVWDGWLAWTAGQSVWTYEFLLPTAISVGLVVPIAYLFWWVGGFGGADAKALLVLAVLFPTFPEYGLGPWSVPLETPPIGAFSFSILTNAVLVGVTLPVVLAVRNAVAGRIAPVMFVGWPIPWDRVPETHGRLLETPSGLSRGGLDLDALRMYLRWRGLTLADLRDEPDRYRDPATLPAEPNLPTDGAVTADVEARGDGGTLEASADGPVAAADTAESDDPWGAEAFLEDIEGTAYGTSPETLRDGLEVLATAETVWISPGTPFLVPIFAGLVIALGYGDLLLGTLF